One genomic window of Limnothrix sp. FACHB-406 includes the following:
- a CDS encoding NAD(P) transhydrogenase subunit alpha, which translates to MSETLVTGLVVFVLASFVGFEIINKVPPTLHTPLMSGANAISGIAVVGAILAGGAAQLSGPTILGLVAIVLAMVNVVGGFWVTDRMLQMFKK; encoded by the coding sequence ATGAGTGAAACCTTGGTAACGGGTTTGGTGGTGTTTGTTTTGGCCTCCTTTGTGGGGTTTGAAATCATCAACAAAGTGCCTCCCACGCTCCATACCCCTTTGATGTCCGGTGCGAATGCCATTTCTGGAATTGCCGTGGTGGGGGCAATTTTGGCCGGCGGCGCAGCACAACTCAGCGGCCCCACCATTCTGGGCTTGGTGGCCATTGTGCTGGCCATGGTGAATGTGGTTGGTGGCTTTTGGGTGACCGATCGAATGCTGCAAATGTTTAAGAAATAG